One Electrophorus electricus isolate fEleEle1 chromosome 13, fEleEle1.pri, whole genome shotgun sequence DNA segment encodes these proteins:
- the ankrd1a gene encoding ankyrin repeat domain-containing protein 1, which produces MGLLRVEDLVTGKRCERKDVGNVCVDVYTAGEYETTVNCEKQDGFQICEDLSAASKNYNLTQNEPQLTLNIDQLGHLKLETVDDLFNILQLRKMRKERKLKSQKKEPEPEILPKIVDQDLFLTAVVENKLAVVEKYLSAGGDPNACDQFKRSALHKACFQGHIDIMKRLLEAGASIEDRDKLDATAVHSACRGGSLPALELLLNKGGKIISRDKLYSTPLHVAVRTGHYECAEYLIHCGADINARDREGDTPLHDAVRINRFKMIKLLLMYGATLKAINNDGKTPMEILLAWQNGAKDILFNFKEDAPLP; this is translated from the exons ATGGGATTACTACGAGTTGAAGATTTG GTCACGGGGAAAAGATGCGAGAGGAAAGATGTGGGCAATGTCTGCGTAGATGTATACACAGCAGGAGAATATGAAACAACTGTTAACTGTGAGAAACAGGATGGCTTCCAGATCTGTGAAGACCTAAGTGCAGCGAGCAAGAATTACAACCTCACCCAGAACGAACCTCAATTGACCCTCAAT ATTGACCAGTTAGGGCACCTGAAGTTGGAGACTGTAGATGATCTCTTCAACATTCTCCagctgaggaagatgaggaaagaGAGGAAGCTCAAATCACAAAAGAAAGAACCTGAGCCTGAGATCctg CCTAAGATAGTGGATCAGGACCTGTTTCTTACAGCTGTTGTGGAAAATAAGCTCGCTGTGGTGGAGAAGTACCTGTCTGCCGGTGGAGATCCCAATGCCTGTGATCAA TTCAAACGCTCTGCTCTGCATAAAGCCTGTTTCCAAGGTCACATTGACATCATGAAGAGACTCTTGGAGGCCGGAGCCTCCATTGAGGACAGGGACAAG CTGGATGCCACAGCTGTGCACTCGGCCTGCAGGGGGGGTAGCCTGCCTGCCCTGGAACTACTGCTTAACAAGGGAGGCAAAATCATCTCCAGAGACAAG CTATATAGCACTCCCCTGCATGTGGCGGTGAGGACAGGCCATTATGAGTGTGCCGAGTATCTAATCCACTGTGGAGCAGACATCAACGCTAGAGACAGG gaAGGAGACACGCCCTTGCATGATGCAGTGAGGATCAACAGATTCAAAATGATCAAACTGCTACTGATGTATGGAGCTACGCTGAAAGCCATAAATAAT GATGGAAAGACACCAATGGAGATCCTTCTAGCATGGCAAAATGGTGCTAAAGACATCCTATTTAACTTTAAGGAGGATGCACCTCTTCCTTAG